In Vicia villosa cultivar HV-30 ecotype Madison, WI unplaced genomic scaffold, Vvil1.0 ctg.003731F_1_1, whole genome shotgun sequence, a genomic segment contains:
- the LOC131641433 gene encoding protein EXORDIUM-like 3: MLKTFPTQPPPFTVVLPLTLLLLSFLLTAVPVSSYRPWPQNPSKNISDYALGASKKYEGSSEFVKLRYHMGPVLTNIITVHTIWYGTWKRSQKKIIREFINSISAKNAPHPSVSSWWKTVMLYTDQTGSNISNTVHLGQEKNDRFYSHGKSLTRLSIQSVIKSAITAKTKPLPINSRSGLYLLLTADDVYVQDFCTSACGFHYFTFPSLVGYTLPYAWVGNSERFCAGQCAYPFAVPQFIPNVKPFKSPNGDVGVDGMISVIGHEIAELASNPLANAWYAGGDPSFPVEIADLCEGIYGTGGGGSYTGQVLDGRDGATYNMNGIRRKYLVQWLWSHVLNYCTGPNALDH; the protein is encoded by the coding sequence ATGTTGAAAACGTTCCCCACCCAACCGCCGCCGTTCACGGTGGTCCTTCCCCTCACTCTCCTCCTTCTCTCATTCCTCCTCACAGCAGTCCCAGTCTCCAGCTACCGTCCATGGCCACAAAACCCCTCAAAAAACATCTCCGACTACGCCCTCGGAGCCTCCAAGAAATACGAGGGCTCATCGGAGTTTGTTAAACTCCGCTACCACATGGGCCCCGTCTTAACCAACATCATAACCGTCCACACAATCTGGTACGGCACCTGGAAACGCAGCCAGAAAAAAATAATCCGCGAGTTCATAAACTCAATCTCCGCCAAAAACGCACCTCACCCTTCTGTTTCCAGTTGGTGGAAAACCGTCATGCTTTACACGGACCAAACCGGGTCCAACATCTCCAACACGGTTCACTTAGGCCAAGAGAAAAACGACCGGTTCTACTCCCACGGAAAATCGTTAACCAGATTATCAATACAATCAGTCATCAAAAGCGCTATCACCGCCAAAACTAAACCCTTACCGATAAACTCACGAAGCGGTCTTTATCTTCTTTTAACAGCCGATGACGTGTACGTTCAGGATTTCTGCACGTCAGCATGTGGTTTTCACTATTTCACTTTTCCTTCACTTGTTGGTTACACTCTTCCTTACGCGTGGGTGGGGAACAGTGAGAGATTCTGTGCGGGACAGTGTGCTTATCCCTTCGCTGTTCCGCAGTTTATACCTAACGTGAAACCGTTTAAGTCGCCTAACGGCGACGTTGGAGTTGACGGAATGATTAGTGTTATTGGACATGAGATTGCTGAGCTGGCAAGTAATCCGTTAGCGAATGCGTGGTATGCCGGTGGGGATCCGAGTTTTCCGGTGGAAATAGCGGATTTGTGTGAGGGTATTTACGGAACGGGAGGTGGTGGATCTTATACAGGACAGGTTTTGGACGGTCGAGATGGTGCCACGTATAATATGAATGGTATAAGGAGGAAATATTTGGTGCAGTGGCTTTGGAGTCATGTTTTGAATTATTGTACTGGTCCTAATGCTCTTGATCACTGA
- the LOC131641430 gene encoding protein MAIN-LIKE 2-like: MGETHRGTRANLATFAVDRFRTRSHAYVEPDERIIPNLQACGFGHIIKVNNNTIDRKFILALQERWRPETHTFHLPIGECTITLEDVYMLLGLPIDGKAVNGSVQHANSMCERVLGRDLVVPTQGSRGQGISLVSLRDYYDELVLMDNFTEEHVWLMTKVYIMLMFGKLLFPESTGNTVNFFYLSKFDSISKIRKYSWGSAVLAMLYQSLCKNAVAEKCTFYGCAFLLQVWGWWRMPTLSPVGRNNYTFPYATRFCGPKLDYSKNPRGSVVLYRDLIDHLRAEDVLSLNFYMII, translated from the exons atgggtgaaacacacagaggaactaGAGCGAATTTGGCGACCTTT GCTGTTGACCGATTTCGTACACGTTCTCACGCTTACGTTGAACCCGACGAGAGGATTATTCCGAATCTCCAAGCATGTGGCTTCGGACATATCATAAAAGTTAACAACAACACCATAGACAGAAAATTCATCCTTGCCTTACAAGAGCGATGGAGGCCTGAAACCCACACGTTTCATCTTCCAATAGGTGAGTGTACTATTACTCTAGAGGATGTTTATATGTTACTTGGTCTGCCCATTGATGGCAAGGCTGTTAATGGATCTGTTCAACATGCTAATTCAATGTGTGAGAGAGTGTTGGGAAGAGATCTAGTTGTGCCTACTCAAGGTTCAAGAGGCCAGGGTATCAGTCTGGTCTCCCTTAGAGATTACTATGATGAACTCGTCTTGATGGACAACTTTACTGAGGAGCATGTTTGGTTAATGACTAAGGTTTATATAATGTTGATGTTTGGTAAACTTTTATTCCCGGAGTCGACAGGTAACACTGTCAACTTTTTCTATTTAAGTAAATTTGACAGTATTAGCAAGATTAggaaatatagttgggggtccgccgttttggcgatgttataccagtctctttgtaagaacgcggttgccgagaagtgcaccttctatggatgtgcgttcctcctacaagtatggggttggtggagaaTGCCGACGCTGTCCCCGGTAGGCAGGAACAACTACACGTTCCCTTATGCAACAAG GTTCTGTGGTCCTAAATTGGATTACAGTAAGAATCCGAGGGGGAGTGTTGTTTTATATCGGGACCTAATTGATCACCTCCGAGCTGAAGATGTATTATCCCTAAACTTTTATATGATCATATAG
- the LOC131641429 gene encoding uncharacterized protein LOC131641429 — protein sequence MAPPQYIINAHIFGETYDNEEVGFLFRNTEVKRFCLSRKANFSYFKGRLETKLAMGGVSQIFYQYRFLHGDNPVKFIQVEIKDDEDMQNMFANHEYSGYECIELYVTLPEVQTTQMVESQVIDALGDEQAEVDVVDEEEEAPEIEVDNLVNEESEDEPEVVVPRDQVHMPPVHMRNLNFDGDDEPSTDIFYDPYTQTDQRLKVGDRFRSKEACIMAIKRFHMANNVDFRVDRANVERYKIYCSNTDCGFRLHASYRKRSDSWVIGYISQDHTCINTNVSQDHRKLSYDIICQEILPLVEKDPSLKVKTIISHIVATYNYTPSYRKAWLAKTKAIEVVYGNWEDSYKRLPHFLYALQIYVHGTVTILETLPAQSPDGTSLQGNRLKPKLFHTSVLL from the exons ATGGCCCCTCCGCAATACATTATCAACGCTCATATTTTTGGCGAGACCTATGACAACGAAGAAGTTGGTTTTCTGTTTAGAAACACTGAGGTTAAACGATTTTGTTTAAGCAGAAAAGCAAATTTCAGTTACTTCAAAGGGAGATTAGAGACGAAGCTTGCAATGGGTGGTGTATCCCAGATATTTTACCAATATCGATTTCTTCATGGAGACAACCCGGTCAAGTTTATCCAAGTTGAGATCAAAGACGATGAAGACATGCAGAATATGTTTGCCAATCATGAGTATTCTGGTTACGAATGCATAGAACTGTATGTTACTCTACCAGAAGTTCAAACCACACAAATGGTTGAGTCACAAGTCATTGATGCACTTGGAGACGAGCAAGCAGAGGTCGACGttgtagatgaagaagaagaagcaccggaAATAGAAGTTGATAACCTGGTAAACGAGGAAAGTGAAGATGAACCGGAAGTTGTTGTACCACGAGATCAAGTGCATATGCCTCCAGTGCACATGAGGAACCTGAATTTTGATGGGGATGACGAACCATCGACTGATATTTTCTATGATCCATACACCCAAACAGATCAACGGTTAAAAGTAGGAGACAGATTtcgttctaaggaggcatgtatcATGGCCATAAAAAGATTTCATATGGCAAACAATGTTGATTTTAGAGTTGATCGCGCCAATGTCGAAAGGTACAAAATTTACTGTAGTAACACTGattgtggattcaggttgcatgcatcatacaggaAGAGAAGTGACTCATGGGTTATAGGATATATTTCCCAAGATCACACATGTATTAACACAAATGTTTCACAAGATCACCGTAAGCTCAGTTATGACATCATTTGTCAAGAAATCTTGCCTCTAGTTGAAAAAGATCCATCGTTAAAGGTGAAAACGATAATCTCTCATATTGTTGCAACGTACAACTACACTCCGTCTTATAGAAAGGCGTGGCTGGCGAAGACCAAGGCGATCGAAGTTGTGTATGGAAATTGGGAGGATTCGTATAAACGACTCCCACATTTCTTATATGCGCTTCAAATTTATGTTCATGGAACTGTTACTATTTTAGAGACCCTTCCGGCGCAATCTCCAGACGGAACATCACTTCAAGGAAAT CGGCTTAAACCCAAATTGTTTCACACTAGTGTATTACTTTAA